From the genome of Haloplanus vescus:
GATCAAGGTGGTCGACTCGCTCGCTACCGCTATCGACCACATCAACACCCACGGCTCGAAACACACCGAGTCCATCCTGACCGAAGATTCCGACCGCGCGAGCACGTTCATGCGAAGCATCGACGCGGCGAGCGTCTTCCACAACGCCTCGACGCGCTTCGCCGACGGCTACCGCTACGGCCTCGGCGCCGAAGTCGGCATCAGCACGGGCAAGATTCACGCCCGCGGCCCCGTCGGCCTCGAAGGCCTCACCACCTACAAGTACTACCTGGAGGGCGACGGCCAGCTCGTCGCCACCTACTCCGGCGAGAGCGCGAAGCCCTACCGCCACGAGGAGTTCGCGGGCGAGTGGGTTCCCGGCCACCTCGCCGAGGAGTGAGGCGATTCGGGCGCTGACGCCTCGAATCCTCTCGATAGCGTGGCTAGACCCTCATTTTAACACCGTCCTTGCCAATTGGTAGCTCGGTATGTCCGACCCGGGTCTCACCAGCGTCGTTCGGCGGGCGAGCGTGTTCGAGTCCGAAGCCGAAGCGCAGCGGACTATCGACGCGACGCTTCGTGCGCTCGCGGCGTGTCTCACACAGGACGAGCGCCGCGAGGTGGCGTCGTGGCTCGGCGACCGCTACGCGTCGGCCGTCCGCGAGATGGACAGCACCGACCCGACGCCGCCGAGCATCGACGAGTTCGTCGACCGGGTGCGCTCGGACGCCGAGGTGGACAGCCCGCGCCCGAAGATTCGAGTGGCGCTTGCGGGCCTGCGCACCGTCATCGGGCCCGAGGCGTTCGCCGACCTCCGCGCGCAACTCCCGCCGGCGTACGGGTCGCTGTTCGACCCCGCGTCGGTCGAACCGGGGGCGACGTTCGTCGATATCGTCGCCGACGCCGGCGCGTTCGAACGCGACATCGCGGAGTCCGCCGCTCGCGCGACGCTGACGGTGCTCGGCTATCGACTCGCGGAGGGGGAAGCCACGGACGTGGCGCCCTACCTACGTGGCGACGCCTCGGCGTGGCTCTCCCGACGAGCGACCAACGACGCGGGGACGTTCGGCGCCGACGGGTTTGTCGACCGAGTCGCCGACAGAACCGGCGCGTCCGAGGGGCGCGCCCGCGAGTACGTGTCGGCCGTTGGCGACGCGCTCGCGGAATCCGTGCCCGAACGCGAGCGAGAGCGGGCCGCGGCCCAACTGCCCGATAGTTACGAGCCGCTACTCGATTTGCGGGTGTGAGACAGCGCAGTTACCGCAGTAAGGCGACGAGCGCGACGAGGACGGCGCCCACGACGACGCCGGCACCGATGAGGACCGCCGGGGTCTGAACGGCGTTGGCGACGCTGATGGCGACGGCGATTGCGAGCAGGCCGAGACCGAGCACGGGCAGCGTCCGCCGACTGGGGAGGACGCCCGCGAGGCGGTCGGTGAGCGGTGGTTTCGACGGGCCGGTGTCCTCGGTCTGGGGCGTCGAGAGCGTCTCGTCGACGTCGACCGACTGGTCGTCCGTCTCGGGTTCGACCGTCACCTCGATTTCGACCGTCTCGGAGCCGTAGCCGGTGGCGATTTGGAGCGTCCCCGTCACGGGCGAGTCGACGGATTCGACGCCGATGGGGACCGAATGCGTCGCGCCTTGCTCGACGAAGATATTGCCGTCGGAGTCGACGCGTGCCACGGCCGAGAGGGCGTCGTCGGCGTGGACGTGAGCGTGGACGGCTTCACCGTGGTTGCGGAGTTCGAGGGAGAACGACCGGTCGATGGTGAACTCGGCAGGCGCCTCCACAGTGTGAAGCGCTCCACGGTTTAACTCGACGAGCAAGACCGGAGTCACACACGGGAGTCACACCGAGGGACGAAAAAACTTCAGGCCGAACGCCGGGTCGACGGCGCGTCCCGCGTCATTCTTCGTCGCGCATGTCCGGCGGCAGGAGGTTCGGGATGCCGTCCTCGATGGGGTACACCTCGCCCGTGGTGGTTCCGATGAGGCGGCCTTCGACGATTTCCTCGCCGTCTCGCTCCTCGACTTCGAGTTCGAGGTCGCTCTTGTCGAGCGGGTCACAGAGGATTTCCATTAGGGATTCCTTCATTGGACGGGAGGTGGCGGCGGGCCGATAAAAATCCACGGGTCCGGCGCGACTCAGGCGCGCCAGATTGCCGTCACGACCCGGTCGTCTCGTTCGACCGTCTCGTACGCGAACCCCCGGTCGTCGAGGCGGGGGAACAGGTGCTGTGGAACGCGGTCATTTACCTGCACGATGACGCCGTCGTCGAGGTCCGCGGCGGTTTCGAGCGTCTGTTTCAGCGGCTCCGGCGGCGGCAGTTCCCGCACGTCGAGCACCTCGCGGGAGTCGGTCGCCGGGGCGTCCGTCTCGGCCAAGAGGGTATCGACGCCTGACATACATACTCGTTGAACGGGGCGCACCGAGGGGGTTGCCCCGAACACGTTCGCCCGGAGTTTCGTCCGGGACGAGGTTCTTGGTAGTGGCGACAGGACTCCCGCTATGGAATCAGTCACCGTCTCGCGGACGATTGCCGCACCGAGAGAGGTCGTACAGTCGGCGATGGAGGACGTAGAGACGTTCATGCTCGCCGCGGGTTTCGACGACGTGACCGTGGAGGGCGACCGCATCGACCTCGAAAACCGGGTGGGCATCGCGACCATCGAACTGACGCTCGAACGCGTCGACGTTCAGGACGCCGTCCTCGCGTACGAACAGCGCGACGGCATCTTCGAGTCGATGCGCACCGTCTATCGGCTCTCCGACGCGGGCGAGGCCGGAACCACCGTCGAGGCGACGACGGACTTCGCCCTCGACGTGGCGCTCGTCGGCGACCTGCTCGATTCGACGGTCATCCGCCGCCAGCGCCGCAAAGAGCTCGAAGCGCAGTTCGACTACCTCGAATCGGCGGCGGACTGACGTTCTGACACCCAACTGAAACGAACGTGTTCGGGGGACGATTTGGGGGCGAGCGACTACAATCACTCTCTATGAGCCAATCCGATAGCACCGTCCACGACACGTCGTGGTCGGCGAACCTCGAAGGTCCCGAACACGCCGCCAGTCGCGACCTGTTGATGGAGCAGGCAATCGAGGCCGTCGAACAGACGGCCCCGGGCAACCACGTCAATCTCGTCACGCACGCCGACCACGGTCACCCGGAGGCGTACCTCTATCCGACGCTCCGAGAGCGGTTCGAGGACGTGACCCTCGAGTACGTCGACCAGTGTGGGTGTGGCGGATACGTCACTCGCGTTCACGTCTGACCATGCACGCCAACGTCGACACGGACCGACGGCCGTTCGTGCTCGTGTGGGAACTGACGCGAGCGTGTGAGCTGACGTGCAAGCACTGCCGGGCCGACGCCCAACCGGACCGCCACCCCGACGAACTCACGACCGAGGAGGGGAAGGCGCTCCTCGACGAGGCGCGAGCGTTCGGCGAGAACCAACTGGTCGTCCTCTCGGGCGGCGACCCACTCGTCCGCGACGACACCGTCGAACTCGTCGAGTACGGGGCGGACCGCGGCCTCCTGATGACGCTGACGCCGAGCGGAACGGCGTCGCTGACGCCCGACCGCGTCTCGGCGCTCGCCGACGCGGGGGCACGTCGCCTCGCGCTGAGCATCGACGGTGGCTCGCGCGCCACGCACGACGAGTTCCGCGGCGAGCCCGGAAGTTTCGATTCGACGCTCCGCGCGGCGCGTGCGGCCCACGACGCCGGCCTCCCCCTCCAGATAAACACGACCGTCTGCGCCCAGACGGTCGACGACCTCCCGGCGATTCGCGAGTTGGTCTCCGACCTCGGTGCGGTGCTCTGGTCGGTGTTCTTCCTCGTGCCCGTCGGCCGCGGGGCCGTCCTCGACTCCATCGACCCGGACCGCGCCGAAGACGTGATGGCGTGGCTGGCGGCGGTCGAAGACGACGCCTCCTTCGGGGTCAAGACCACGGAAGCGCCCCACTACCGGCGGGTCGCGCTCCAAGAGCGACAGGGAGACGGCGCCGACGCCGCCGCCGACGCCATCGGTCGCCGGACGGGAATCACGGCCGGCGACGGCTTCGCGTTCGTCAGCCACGTCGGCGACGTGTATCCCTCCGGCTTCCTCCCGGAGTCGGCGGGGAACGTCCGCGAACAGGGGCTGGTCGAGACGTATCGCGACGCGGACCTGTTCACCAGCCTCCGCGACCCCGACGCGCTCCGCGGGAAGTGTGGCGCGTGCGAGTATCGCGGCGTCTGCGGCGGGAGTCGGTCGCGCGCGTACGCCACGACGGGCGACCCGCTGGCGAGCGACCCACTCTGTGCATACGTCCCCGAAGAGTACGACGGACCGCTCCCGGACGGCAGAACGCCGGTCTCGGGCGACTGAGCCATGCCGTCGCAACGCTGTGCCGAACGCGGCGATAGTCCCACGGCGGACGACTTTCCCGCCCGCCTCCGTCGGAGTGGCGTCGCCGTCGCGGAGCGAGAACTGGCGACGGCGCTGACGGCGCTCGACGGACTGACGCCGGCCCAGCGCCGGACCGTCGCCTGCATGGCGCATCGAATCGCCGCCGGCGTCCTCGACCCGGCGCGAGCGGCGGCCGACGACGACCCTGCGGTCGCGCGACTGTTCGACCCGGAACATATTCGGGAGAGAGAGTAGGGCGTCCCGAGCTGTACCTACAGCCATGTCACTCATCCCGCGCCCCGGTTCAAACGACGACGACGGGTTCGACGACTACGACGCCTTCGTCCCCGAACACGTTCCCGAACCAGGCCCGTTCCTCGACGGGCACGACGTGTTGGAGGGTCGCGACCACACCGCGTTCCACCGACTCACGCGACAGCTGTTCGAGGAGCGCACCGTCTACGACGTGACCTTCGGCTACAACCTCGCGCGCCTGAACCTCGACGCGCGGCATCCGAACGCGGGGTACCGCTACGCCGTCGACGCGGACGACTCGAACGTCCTCCGCGCGGAGTTCACGCCGACGACGGAGTTCTGCCCGCAGAGCGACACGCTGGCGACGGCGTCGTTCCGCGCGTGGAACGCCGACGACGCGACCCACGAATTCGACCTCGTTCGCGTCCGCGTCGCGCCCATGCACGGCGCGAGCACGCGCATCAACGCCCGCCTCACGGACTTGGAGTCGACGTATCAGGAGACGGGCGAGATTCCGGACGAGGGCGAGTCGGCGGACGCGTCGAGTCCCTTCTAAGACTGGTCGGCGTCGACGCCGCCCGTCGCCGCGCGGCGGAGCGACCCGGGCGCGTGTCGCCACACGACCAGCGCGACGTTCAGAGTGAACACCGCGAGGCCGAACGCGAGGGCGCCGCCGCCGAGCGTCCGAACCGCAGCCTGACTGGCCCACTCGCCGGCGACGAGGAGCGCACCCCCGCCAGCGACGAGTACGAGGTCCGCCGTTTCGAGGCGGTCGTCGTACAGGTCGTCTATCATGGGCACGTCCTCGAATCCCAGTCGGTCGCTGTACCGGTGGACCCAGACGAGGAAGGGGACGATGTGGTACAGCGTCCCGACGAGGACGAGGACGAAGACCATCGCGAGGAGGTGGGCCGTGCCCGGCGCTCCGAACGTCGCGTCGCCGGCGAGGGGGGCACGGAGCCACGCCGGAATCGTCAGGAGCGTCCAGAGCGCCAGCACGGGCACGAGAAGCCCGTAGCGAGTCAGCATCGGCGTCCACTCGACGCGGGCGTCGCGGAGTCGACGCCCGAGGACGACGACGAC
Proteins encoded in this window:
- a CDS encoding DUF7524 family protein, coding for MTPVLLVELNRGALHTVEAPAEFTIDRSFSLELRNHGEAVHAHVHADDALSAVARVDSDGNIFVEQGATHSVPIGVESVDSPVTGTLQIATGYGSETVEIEVTVEPETDDQSVDVDETLSTPQTEDTGPSKPPLTDRLAGVLPSRRTLPVLGLGLLAIAVAISVANAVQTPAVLIGAGVVVGAVLVALVALLR
- a CDS encoding DUF2267 domain-containing protein, which translates into the protein MSDPGLTSVVRRASVFESEAEAQRTIDATLRALAACLTQDERREVASWLGDRYASAVREMDSTDPTPPSIDEFVDRVRSDAEVDSPRPKIRVALAGLRTVIGPEAFADLRAQLPPAYGSLFDPASVEPGATFVDIVADAGAFERDIAESAARATLTVLGYRLAEGEATDVAPYLRGDASAWLSRRATNDAGTFGADGFVDRVADRTGASEGRAREYVSAVGDALAESVPERERERAAAQLPDSYEPLLDLRV
- a CDS encoding DUF2249 domain-containing protein, giving the protein MSGVDTLLAETDAPATDSREVLDVRELPPPEPLKQTLETAADLDDGVIVQVNDRVPQHLFPRLDDRGFAYETVERDDRVVTAIWRA
- a CDS encoding SRPBCC family protein, which gives rise to MESVTVSRTIAAPREVVQSAMEDVETFMLAAGFDDVTVEGDRIDLENRVGIATIELTLERVDVQDAVLAYEQRDGIFESMRTVYRLSDAGEAGTTVEATTDFALDVALVGDLLDSTVIRRQRRKELEAQFDYLESAAD
- a CDS encoding CGCGG family putative rSAM-modified RiPP protein — translated: MSQSDSTVHDTSWSANLEGPEHAASRDLLMEQAIEAVEQTAPGNHVNLVTHADHGHPEAYLYPTLRERFEDVTLEYVDQCGCGGYVTRVHV
- a CDS encoding TIGR04053 family radical SAM/SPASM domain-containing protein — its product is MHANVDTDRRPFVLVWELTRACELTCKHCRADAQPDRHPDELTTEEGKALLDEARAFGENQLVVLSGGDPLVRDDTVELVEYGADRGLLMTLTPSGTASLTPDRVSALADAGARRLALSIDGGSRATHDEFRGEPGSFDSTLRAARAAHDAGLPLQINTTVCAQTVDDLPAIRELVSDLGAVLWSVFFLVPVGRGAVLDSIDPDRAEDVMAWLAAVEDDASFGVKTTEAPHYRRVALQERQGDGADAAADAIGRRTGITAGDGFAFVSHVGDVYPSGFLPESAGNVREQGLVETYRDADLFTSLRDPDALRGKCGACEYRGVCGGSRSRAYATTGDPLASDPLCAYVPEEYDGPLPDGRTPVSGD
- a CDS encoding methytransferase partner Trm112; this translates as MKESLMEILCDPLDKSDLELEVEERDGEEIVEGRLIGTTTGEVYPIEDGIPNLLPPDMRDEE